From the Lolium rigidum isolate FL_2022 chromosome 2, APGP_CSIRO_Lrig_0.1, whole genome shotgun sequence genome, one window contains:
- the LOC124692412 gene encoding AP-2 complex subunit mu translates to MPVAASAIYFLNLRGDVLINRLYRDDVGGNMVDAFRMHIMQTKELGTCPVRQIGGCSFLYMRISNVYIVIVVSSNANVSCAFKFVVEAVALFKSYFGGTFDEDAIRNNFVLIYELLDEIMDFGYPQNLSPEILKLYITQEGVRSPFSSKPSDKPVPNATLQVTGAVGWRREGLVYKKNEVFLDIVESVNLLMSSKGSVLRCDVTGKILMKCFLSGMPDLKLGLNDKIGLEKEAQLKSRPSKSGKTIELDDVTFHQCVNLTRFNSEKTVSFVPPDGEFELMKYRITEGVNLPFRVLPTIKELGRTRMEINVKVKSVFGAKMFALGVVVKVPVPKQTAKTSFQTTSGKAKYNASIDSLVWKIRKFPGQTEATMSAEVELISTMGEKKLANRPPIQMEFQVPMFTASGLRVRFLKVWEKSGYNTVEWVRYITRAGSYEIRC, encoded by the exons ATGCCGGTGGCGGCGTCGGCCATCTACTTCCTCAACCTTCGCGGGGACGTCCTCATCAACCGCCTCTACCGCGACGATGTCGG GGGCAATATGGTTGATGCATTCAGGATGCACATTATGCAAACAAAAGAACTTGGTACATGCCCTGTTCGACAAATAGGAGGCTGTTCCTTCCTTTACATGAGGATCAGTAATGTTTATATTGTTATCGTGGTTAGCAGCAATGCTAATGTTTCTTGTGCTTTCAAGTTTGTTGTGGAG GCAGTGGCGCTCTTCAAGTCCTACTTTGGTGGGACTTTTGATGAAGATGCTATCAGAAATAACTTTGTGTTAATCTATGAACTTCTTGATG AGATTATGGACTTCGGTTATCCTCAGAATCTCTCACCTGAAATTTTGAAGTTATATATAACTCAAGAAGGTGTTAGGTCGCCATTTTCCTCCAAG CCTTCTGATAAGCCTGTTCCAAATGCCACCTTGCAAGTCACGGGTGCTGTTGGTTGGAGAAGAGAGGGCCTTGTGTACAAGAAGAATGAG GTTTTCTTGGACATTGTTGAGAGCGTAAACCTTCTTATGTCTTCTAAAG GGAGTGTTCTACGATGTGATGTTACAGGCAAGATTCTTATGAAGTGCTTCCTTTCTGGAATGCCTGATCTTAAGTTGGGATTAAATGATAAGATTGGACTTGAGAAGGAAGCCCAACTGAAGTCTAGGCCTTCAAAGAG TGGGAAGACCATAGAACTCGATGATGTCACATTCCACCAGTGCGTCAACCTAACAAGATTTAATTCAGAGAAAACAGTCAGCTTTGTACCACCAGATGGTGAATTCGAATTGATGAA ATATCGAATCACAGAGGGCGTAAATCTTCCATTCCGGGTTCTGCCCACAATTAAGGAGTTGGGCCGGACACGCATGGAGATTAATGTGAAA GTTAAGAGTGTTTTTGGTGCCAAGATGTTTGCACTTGGTGTTGTGGTCAAAGTCCCAGTTCCAAAGCAAACAGCAAAGACGAGTTTCCAAACAACATCTGGCAAAGCCAAATATAATGCTTCAATTGATTCCCTGGTGTGGAA GATCAGGAAATTCCCTGGACAGACCGAGGCAACGATGAGTGCAGAAGTTGAGTTGATCTCTACGATGGGGGAAAAGAAGTTGGCGAACAGGCCACCGATTCAGATGGAATTCCAG GTTCCGATGTTCACTGCTTCTGGTCTGCGTGTTCGGTTCCTCAAG GTGTGGGAGAAGAGTGGTTACAACACCGTTGAGTGGGTTCGCTACATCACGAGGGCTGGATCATACGAGATAAGGTGTTAG